ATTAAAGCTTGTTAAGGGGCGTGTTACGGACAAGATAGACGGCACGGTTGCAATTTGGTACATTTAAATACGAATATGAGGTTTATCGTTAAGAAAGACTGGGTAAATAAACGGAGTCAGTGACCTTATTCATACAAATAAGCAGGTACCCTTTATTATAAGTGAAATCAAGAAGTTGGCGATGGCCATCCATCTGTGTAAAAAGGAGCTTAACAGTATGAGCCGGCAAAAAACTATAGATCAAACGCAATTATTTTACGAAACGGAACAATTAATTTTAAAAGCAGGCTATACAGGCTTTCATTTTAAAGCTCTCGCAGAACGGCTTGGTGTGGCTAGAAGTACGATTTATAATTATTATCCGAGAAAAGAAGAGCTCATTACGGCTTATATGCTTCACCTTATCGAAGAAGCAGTAAGAAAAATGGATGACGCTATAAAATCGGAGGAGCCTCTTAAAACACTTCTACGTATTTGGGTGAAGTATGCTAATATGCATCAGATGCTGCAAATTATGCCCTATATTGATCAGAAAGCGACGCCAAAGGTTGAAGAGAACACAAAAAAAATGTATGCGTTATTTCGAGAAATGAAAAAAAAGATTTCTGATGTATTGTATAAAGGCCAACAGGAAGGCAAGATTAGATCAGATATTCAAATGCCGACACTTGTCGGTTTAATGATGGCAACGGTCCAAATCCCCGTGCATCACACTGAACTTGAAGAGTGGGTCAATGAGGTGCATGATCTTCTGCTAAATGGCTTCACTACTTAATGATTTTTTTACTGTTAAATGACACTTCTGTCATTTTGAAATTTTATCACTTGGAGGGTTCTAATGTTTAATTCAATTATAAAAAGTCCTAAAATTACGCTGATGTTTGTATTTATATTAGTTATCATCGGTCTATTAACACTTTTTCAATTACCTCAACGAGAAATACCACAGATTTCACTCAACATAGGGACTGTTTCAACCGTATATCCAGGAGGTACACCTCAAGAGGTGGAACAGCAAATCACGATACCGTTAGAAGAGGAAATTGAGGGAATAGAAGGCGTAAGTGACATGTCTTCCGTCTCTACATCGGGATTTTCTACAATTATTATAGAGGTGGAGGATGGCGTTAATCAAAGTGACGTGTTTAATGATATTCAGCAAGCGACTCTCAGAGTAAGTGGGAGATTTCCAGACGAAGCGATGACACCTGAACTGTCTCAGGAAGCGACATTAGGTGCGTTATCAAGCTATCATATTTTTTATGAGGATCGGGAAACGCTGTATGAATTAAAAGATACCCTTCATGAATGGCAACGAGAGGTTGAAGGGCTGTCTGGAGTAGAACGTACGATAGTAAAAGGATTACCTGATCACTTTTTTATGATAGATGTGGATAGTGAGACATTAGACGAGTTAGGAATTCAACTCCCGAGTGTGATCACAGCTATAGAAGGAGAACTAGCCACTCAACCACTCGGCGTTCAGAGAAGTGACGAGAGAAATGTTCAATTAGCGTTAGAGCTTATAGAAAATGATGCTGACATTGGCGGTATATACGTAGGAAATGATGAAGAGGGAAACACTGTCTATCTTGAAGACGTAGCTGAAGTAGCACCTATGTATGATAACGCCACTGATTTGATCACACTTCATGGAGATGAAGCAGCGCTCTCCTTTACCATTATTCCCGTGGAAGATGCTAGCATTCCTCAGCTCCACGAAGAAGTGGATGCGTTAATGGCACAATTAGCAGCAGAAGACTTGCCTGATTATATGGAAATGACGCTATTTTATACACAACAAACGATAGTAGATGACATCTTTGGAGATCTGGCCTTATCTTTTTTACTAGCAGCCTTGTCAGTTATTATTGTGACCTTACTTGGCTTAAATGCTGCCTCAGCAATCATTGTGGCGTTAGCTATCCCTACATCTGTGTTTATTGGATTAATCCCATTGCCATTTTTTAATGTAGATTTAAATCAAATTTCAATTATTGGTTTAATCATTGCACTAGGGATTTTAGTAGATGATGCGATCGTTGTGGGAGATAATATTCGTTATCAGTATCGTCAAGGATTAGGGCCGGTGGATGGTGCGTTGAAAGGAAGCAAGGAAGTAAGAACGTCTATCATTACATCGACTTTGACGATCGTTGTCACATTTCTTCCACTCGTTTTTATATCAGGGAGCAATGGTGATTTTATTAGAGCACTTCCTACTGTGTTAATTATGACGATCTTAGCTTCTACAGTGGTAGCATTAACTTTCGTTCCAATATTTTTGATTTGGAGACAGAAAAAACAGCGTCGAGTAAGAAAGAAAAAGCACCATGCTCCGAAAGAAGGGCTGTTTGGTAAACAGATTGACCGATTAGCAGACTGGTATAGTGATACTATTTTACGTAAAGTTGTCCAGCATCCTTGGAAAGTAGCAATTGTAGGCTTTTTCATTACGACAAGTTTTTACGCCTTAATTCCTTTTATTCCTGTTGAATTTTTCCCGTCAACAGACCGAGATGAAGTAATTGTGGAAGTGCGGCTGCCAGCAGGTACGCCAATAGATGAAACAGAAACTCTACTTACTGACATGAGAGACGTGATTTTAGCAGAAGATGACCATATTTACGAAACGGCCATTTACGCTGGGGATGGATTGCCACCATTATTTGGAAGTGGTATAGAAAACAGTAATGAAGAAACAGGCCACTTGTTATTAAGAACGACCAGGGAAGAACAATCGGCTGAACAAGTGATTTCACGATGGACCGAGGATTTGCAAGAGAGATTCAGTGAAGCCGAGATTGAGTTGACGACGATAGAAGCAGGACCACCAGTGGGGGCGCCTATTGCTGTGAAATTGCAAGGTCCTGATGTAGAGATACTCATGGACATGAGTGTCGAATTACAAATGAAAATAGAGGACCTTTCTAATAGTGGTACGGTTCTAGATGATATGGGGCCGCGACGTCCTACAGTCGTTTACACACCGGTACGGGAGGAACTTGAAGAAAACGGGATAACCATGAGTGAGATTAGCGAACAAATCGCTCTTCGAACTGAAGGAGTGCCATTAATGACTTTTCGAACAGGAGAGGAAGCCATCAACCTACTCATGTCAGTTGACAAGGTAGAAGGAAGTTTACCGGATTTATCGAAAATTGAGATTCCTGTTCAGCCACAAGTTAATGACGGTCCTCCTGAAACAGTCACTTTGGAGCGTTTAGTCGATATAACTGAAACAGAGGAAATTCCGCAAATTTTACGGGAAGAAGGACGTCGTACAGTCAATGTAAGAGTGTACCCATCAGGAGGGGATGATGAGGGGCTTGAAGAAGCGATTGAAACAATTGGGACTGATGTTGAGAACCGAGCAGGAGTTGATTATTCAGTCACTGTTGGTGGAGAAACAGAGGCACGGACAGACTTCATTATTGAATTGTTTACGCTGTTTCTCGTCGTCTTGTTCCTCATTTATATCATTATGGCAATCCAATTTTATTCGTTGAGTATCCCTTTGTTAGTGATGAGTACGGTCTATATTGCTGGAGCTGGTGCCATGGTAGGCTTGTTCTTGACGAGAACCGGGTTAGGCTTTATGGCGTTAATGGGTATTGTCTCTCTAGCGGGAATTGTCGTGAGAAATTCAATCGTCCTGTTAGAATTTATTAAACAGCGACGACAACAAGGCATGCCATTGAAAGAAGCGGTTGTTGAAGCTGGCCGCGTCCGCTTACGGCCGATCTTATTGACAGCTTTCACTGCTATCGGAGCATTGACCCCAGTAGCACTGAGCGGAGATGTGTTATTTGTTCCGCTGGCTATATCGATAATTTCTGGCTTATTATTCTCTGCTTTAATAACGGTAGTCCTTGTACCTGCCATTTACACAGCATTTGCCATTAAATTTGGAAAAGGATAACGTAACAATAACAAGCTCTAACAGACCAACTGTTAGAGCTTGTTTGTGTGTAGCCTTAGTAAAGTGAATTTTAAAAGCATAATCAAAAATAGCAGTCTCACATTTCCTCGTTGAAAGCCATTTTAAGCAGCGGATGTCTTTCTTAAGTATGCGGGATAGCTTGTGAATTAATGGTCAATCATTTATCCAGTAACTATTCCCCTATTGACAGAAAAATCTAAATTTATACTATTATTTTTAATATTATGAAATTATTTCTTTTAAAAGAATAATTTATATAATATCAACAAAATACCTATGTAGATAGATGGATAGGTGTCGATATAATAAATAACTTGTCGAACTAAGGAGAGGTGTGTCGAATTGAAAAAATTATCTTTAAGAGTAAAACTGTATATTTCTTTTGCACTTGCACTTATATTTCCAAGTGTGATTATCGCAATAAGCAGTTATTATACGGCTGAGAGTGAGCTAGATACTCAAATGTCTGATGCAGCCCAGCAAAGTGTAAGAATTGCTGACCATCTGGTAACAAATCATATTGAACCAATCGCAAATAATATGACGTATTTTGCTTCAACGCTTGACACAAGTTTGTTAGAAGCAGATGGTCAAGAAGAGTTGGGAGATTTAATAGAACAGTATTTTCTTACAACAGACGGCCTTGTTTCGTCATTTGTTGGTACAACGGAGGGAGATATGATTCAGCGCCCAGATATGGGACTAGCAGATGATTACGATCCTCGTGAAAGAGATTGGTATATTGATGCTGAGGCGGCATCTGGAGAGTTAATTATCTCCGAACCTTATCATACTGCGTCTACAGGGGAATTAGTGGTGACGATTTCAAAGCAGTTAGATAATGGCAGTGGCGTCGTTGCTGCAAACTTGCAGATGGAAGAGTTAGCACAATTGTTAGGTACCATTTCTATTGGTGAAAGAGGTTATGCTATGCTTTTATCGCCTTCACAAGCGGTTGTCGTTCACCCACATATTGAAACAGGTGAAGTAGCAGAGGGTAACTGGGCGAATCAATTATTTGCGGAAGCGTCAGGGTCATACAATACGGATTTCGCAGATGAAGATCTTCGTATTTTCCATACAACGAATGAATTGACAGGATGGAAGTTAGCT
The genomic region above belongs to Bacillus sp. A301a_S52 and contains:
- a CDS encoding efflux RND transporter permease subunit produces the protein MFNSIIKSPKITLMFVFILVIIGLLTLFQLPQREIPQISLNIGTVSTVYPGGTPQEVEQQITIPLEEEIEGIEGVSDMSSVSTSGFSTIIIEVEDGVNQSDVFNDIQQATLRVSGRFPDEAMTPELSQEATLGALSSYHIFYEDRETLYELKDTLHEWQREVEGLSGVERTIVKGLPDHFFMIDVDSETLDELGIQLPSVITAIEGELATQPLGVQRSDERNVQLALELIENDADIGGIYVGNDEEGNTVYLEDVAEVAPMYDNATDLITLHGDEAALSFTIIPVEDASIPQLHEEVDALMAQLAAEDLPDYMEMTLFYTQQTIVDDIFGDLALSFLLAALSVIIVTLLGLNAASAIIVALAIPTSVFIGLIPLPFFNVDLNQISIIGLIIALGILVDDAIVVGDNIRYQYRQGLGPVDGALKGSKEVRTSIITSTLTIVVTFLPLVFISGSNGDFIRALPTVLIMTILASTVVALTFVPIFLIWRQKKQRRVRKKKHHAPKEGLFGKQIDRLADWYSDTILRKVVQHPWKVAIVGFFITTSFYALIPFIPVEFFPSTDRDEVIVEVRLPAGTPIDETETLLTDMRDVILAEDDHIYETAIYAGDGLPPLFGSGIENSNEETGHLLLRTTREEQSAEQVISRWTEDLQERFSEAEIELTTIEAGPPVGAPIAVKLQGPDVEILMDMSVELQMKIEDLSNSGTVLDDMGPRRPTVVYTPVREELEENGITMSEISEQIALRTEGVPLMTFRTGEEAINLLMSVDKVEGSLPDLSKIEIPVQPQVNDGPPETVTLERLVDITETEEIPQILREEGRRTVNVRVYPSGGDDEGLEEAIETIGTDVENRAGVDYSVTVGGETEARTDFIIELFTLFLVVLFLIYIIMAIQFYSLSIPLLVMSTVYIAGAGAMVGLFLTRTGLGFMALMGIVSLAGIVVRNSIVLLEFIKQRRQQGMPLKEAVVEAGRVRLRPILLTAFTAIGALTPVALSGDVLFVPLAISIISGLLFSALITVVLVPAIYTAFAIKFGKG
- a CDS encoding TetR/AcrR family transcriptional regulator, which codes for MSRQKTIDQTQLFYETEQLILKAGYTGFHFKALAERLGVARSTIYNYYPRKEELITAYMLHLIEEAVRKMDDAIKSEEPLKTLLRIWVKYANMHQMLQIMPYIDQKATPKVEENTKKMYALFREMKKKISDVLYKGQQEGKIRSDIQMPTLVGLMMATVQIPVHHTELEEWVNEVHDLLLNGFTT